TAATAATAATAAATCAGTGTCAGCAGAATTCCGGTCAATAAACCAAAGATTGTCGTGTAAAGAGCTTCAAAAATACCATCAGCCAACTGGCGGATCAACTCCATGTGCTCGACATCAGGAGGTAAAGACTCGATCTTTTGGAAAATATTTGAAAGACCGCTAACCGTTCCCAATAGACCCAACAACGGAGCCACGGTTCCGAGATTCCACAGCCAATCCAAAAATGATTTTTCCGTCAACTTGTTAATTTCCGTATAGGATCGACTCTCGATGGCGCGATCAACTTCTTCAGAGACTTTGTCCCATTGATACCCGTTAATCCGATGGTTTTCCAAACCCGCTGAAAATATTTTCACGGTCGGGTATTTTAAAAGCGGTTTTGCCTTTTTATTGAAAAGATCGTTTTCGATTTCTTCCCAGGTTATCAGTAATTTGTTCCCGCTCGTTGATTTGAACCGATATTCCTGTTCGATCTCAATACCGTTGCTCATCAGATCGCCAAAATCAGCGTTTTCCCCAAAATAGGTATTAATGTCCTTGATGATTTTTTGTTTTTGTTCTTCTGTGACGCGTTTGGGATCCATATTAATAATTTCGCGCAACACATTGATGGCGGGAATACCCTTGTCGCGAAAATCATTATAACATGCCTGATTCAGTTGTGTCAGGCCGCCGGTTCCTTTACGGACAATTTCATTGGTGCGCTCCATAATTTTCTTCCAGGCCTCAATTAAAAACAAAAACCGGGGAGAAATATAATTTTCAAAATAGCGGTCCTTGTTTATCGGTAGCCGAATAAGACTCTCTCTCTTGAACGGAAACACAAGCCGAAATTTCAAGTTTTTCCGACAACGAAACCAGAAAATATAAAACACGCCGGCCACGAAAAATAAAAGAATGATGGTAAACGATATTTTTCCAACCGGTGTGGAATCATCGCTGTAAATCCGTTCCCACACAGTGGTTTTCCGCCCCGGTTCACGGGCAGAAGATACATCGCCAGCCTGAGAGCCGCCTCTTGATTTTTGGATATTGGAACTGGCGATGGTTTTATTATTGTCGTCTAAAGCTTCGACTTTGAAAAAATAATCTTTATGCGTTTCCTGATCCGCGATCGTATGGCGGGTTGTATCGCCGACTGAAGCAATCTGGAGAATATCATCGGACTCTCTGCCCCCTAACACATAAACCCTGAAACTAAAGGGGGTGACATTGCTCACCTCCTGATTTCCTTCCATTAAAGACCAATCTATCTGAAAATCACAGGCTTTCAACTGGCCAAACAGATTCTTCTCATAATTTGTCGGGGTGACACTGTTTATACGAACAAAATAATCCTGTGCCACTGCTGTCGATATCATTATGAACAACAGCAGGAGTATATTCATTTTCAAGTTAATCCCCAGCACCTTCACCATGCACCTCCTGATTCATTAGCCAATACCATTCAAATTCTTGGGCGTTTTATTCCTAAACCATTAATTACAGTCATTGCGTTATTCTGCCTAAAAGTTTTTCGATCTGTTCAACAGATTCATCCACGAGATTCGAGGCCGGATAATATCGCTGAATATTATAATAAGCATTTAAGGCTTCTTTTTCCATCCCCAATTTTTCATAACATTGTGCGATCAGAAATTCTGCATCGTCCGATAGTCGAACAGCGTCAAGTTCAGGATTATTGAAAAAAGTGAATCTTGAATAGTAACGATTCAACTGAACATTAAACTGATTAGTGACCTGATTTAATTGGACGACGGCCTTTTCGAATTCACCGTTATCAAAATAAACAGAACCCTGCAAAAACAGAGAAAGCGCCTTTAAACTTTCAAGATTGTTCGGATTCTTGTCAACAGACTGCTGCAAGTGAGAAACAGCCAGGTCATGGCGTCCCTGAATAAAATAGACGGTACCCAGCAAATACAACGACTTGTAATCAGGATTTTCAATTCGCTGCAACTGTTCGGTCGATTTCAAATAATCGCCGCTTATCATGGCACACTCGCTATATCTTCTGATATCCTGTTCTGTGAATTTCACAGACTGTTTCTCAAGGGCCAGCTCATATTCCTGCACCGCCATTCCGGCCGATTCTCCGGCCTTTGAAAATCGGTTGTTTTCCACAGCGGCTCTAACCGAGGTGTATAATTCATTGGCCAGGCTCAAACCACCGATTAATCGAAAATATCGTGTTGCATTTTTAGAGTCAAGGGTTGTGCCCAGATTTTCAGCCGCAATCTCCACATGATCATTCGGATACCGGGCCAATATTTGCAGATACTTTTCCTTTTCCGCCGTCAGTTGCTCAAGAAAAAATTCGTCATCATAACGGGTGCCAAAATCCAAAGTCAGGAACAAACGAATATCATTTTTCAGAACATCTGTGGGCTTTAAAGCAAAAGCCATATCAACATTTAATTTTACATTATCCGTGGCATCAAATGCAAGCCCGGCGCCAAAACTCGGCGCCTGTGACTTTGTGTTATAGCCCGCCCGTAATTTAGGGACAATGCCCTTGTTGTTCCAGGGAAATACAGCCTCAAATCCGCCGTAATGATTGTTCAAGTGACCGTGGTCTGTGCCTATACTTTCATAATCGTAAAGCGTGTTCAAAACCCATTGATCAAATGTAAACCGGTAACTCAAACCGGTCCGAAGGGAAAATGGAAATTCATCTTTTTGATTCTCGCTGAATCCAACGCGGGGGGTGATGATATTTTTCAATGAAATGCCGAACTGGAGCGGCAGCAAATATTTTAAGGGAAGTTTCAATAGAAACGGATTAATTAATTTTACCGTAGCGCCCACATCGGTTCCAAAGCCCCATCCCTGATCCGA
This genomic window from candidate division KSB1 bacterium contains:
- a CDS encoding MotA/TolQ/ExbB proton channel family protein encodes the protein MVKVLGINLKMNILLLLFIMISTAVAQDYFVRINSVTPTNYEKNLFGQLKACDFQIDWSLMEGNQEVSNVTPFSFRVYVLGGRESDDILQIASVGDTTRHTIADQETHKDYFFKVEALDDNNKTIASSNIQKSRGGSQAGDVSSAREPGRKTTVWERIYSDDSTPVGKISFTIILLFFVAGVFYIFWFRCRKNLKFRLVFPFKRESLIRLPINKDRYFENYISPRFLFLIEAWKKIMERTNEIVRKGTGGLTQLNQACYNDFRDKGIPAINVLREIINMDPKRVTEEQKQKIIKDINTYFGENADFGDLMSNGIEIEQEYRFKSTSGNKLLITWEEIENDLFNKKAKPLLKYPTVKIFSAGLENHRINGYQWDKVSEEVDRAIESRSYTEINKLTEKSFLDWLWNLGTVAPLLGLLGTVSGLSNIFQKIESLPPDVEHMELIRQLADGIFEALYTTIFGLLTGILLTLIYYYYKNVLDWIYGKWQAIFVPITERL
- a CDS encoding tetratricopeptide repeat protein, yielding MRKIKYTFAVVLCLMTLQSTQTWSGEGNAGYPGEFLRYGVGPRALGTGGAFTALADDASAVYWNPAGLMTVQQTELTSMYSNLFYDTRYTFMGAALPRVIDQNTSVGLGWVNLAMTGFDQRDVHNRNMGSFDVYEQAFMLSVAREYVSTWGIVNYGVNFNLVNQAFPNYTSDQGWGFGTDVGATVKLINPFLLKLPLKYLLPLQFGISLKNIITPRVGFSENQKDEFPFSLRTGLSYRFTFDQWVLNTLYDYESIGTDHGHLNNHYGGFEAVFPWNNKGIVPKLRAGYNTKSQAPSFGAGLAFDATDNVKLNVDMAFALKPTDVLKNDIRLFLTLDFGTRYDDEFFLEQLTAEKEKYLQILARYPNDHVEIAAENLGTTLDSKNATRYFRLIGGLSLANELYTSVRAAVENNRFSKAGESAGMAVQEYELALEKQSVKFTEQDIRRYSECAMISGDYLKSTEQLQRIENPDYKSLYLLGTVYFIQGRHDLAVSHLQQSVDKNPNNLESLKALSLFLQGSVYFDNGEFEKAVVQLNQVTNQFNVQLNRYYSRFTFFNNPELDAVRLSDDAEFLIAQCYEKLGMEKEALNAYYNIQRYYPASNLVDESVEQIEKLLGRITQ